The Collinsella aerofaciens genomic sequence CTGGGTCGCATCCGCCGCATAGAGACGATAAAATGGTTGCACCGTGATATACGAGGAAAGGTACAACCATGCCGTCGAACATACCGGCCACGACGATTCGCATCGAACCAGAGGTCAAAAAAGAGGCCACCGTCATCCTTGACGAGCTTGGCTTGTCCATGTCCACCGCCGTCAATGCATTCCTCAAGGCGCTCGTCCGCGAGGGCGGGATGCCGTTCGAGATGAAGGTCAAGACACCGGCATCTGACGGAAAAACGGTGAGATAGTTGGCAAATCAACTTGAAACGCAGCTGACATTGGCCTCTGCGCTCGGATTGTCGGAGCTGTCGAAAAGCGCAATCATGCGAGGGCTCTTCTCGCTGGACGGCACTCAGATAAAGTATTCCTTTCGCAGGACGAAAAGCTATCAGATCAGCGATCCCGAGGAAAAAGTCAGGGCCGACACCATAGCGTTTCTGGTCCTGTCGAAAGGATATGATTCGCGAAAGATCGATACCGAGGTTGAGGGCTCGCACAACGATTTCGCGGATATCGTGCTCTACGAAGACGACAGATGCACGAAGCCCTGGCTAGTTGTCGAGAACAAGAAAGAGGCCGCGACTCCGGCTGAAAAGGCGGAAGGGGAAGCGCAGGCCTTCGCCAACGGTATCGCGCTGGGCGCAAAATACACCATGAAGGACTACGGCGACGAGTCGTGCGTCTGGCAGCTCGAAGGCTTCGGCGCTAGGGAGCGCAGGAGAAATAAGCTGGGCGATAGAGAACTTCTTCCGAGGAACTACTCTCAGGATATGGTGTATCCGCTTCACGCAGGCACGGAAATGGATATTAAGCCGGCGAGCGCCTTCGATATCAGCATCGCCATTAGGCGCGCGCACTCCATCATTTGGGCCGGAGGAAAACGCGATCCGCTATCGGCTTTCGATGAGTGGAGCAAGCTGATGTTCGCCAAAGTTCGCGACGAGCGCTACACGCGAAACGGCCATCCCCGCTCGTTCCAAGCGGGCATCAACGAGTCCGACTCGGCTATCGCCACGAGGGTCCACAAGCTATTCAGCGATGCCAAAGAGCAAGATCAGGCCATTTTCCCGCGTGATGAAAAAATCGAGCTTCCAGACAGCAAGGTCGCCCAGGTCGTTCGCGTCATTCAGGAGATTTCGTTCATCGATACAGATTCCGACGTCATCGGAACGGCCTTCGAGGACTTCTTCGGATCGGTCTTCCGCGGAAGCCTCGGGCAGTATTTCACTATGAGACAGATAGCGAGGTTCACAGTCGGGATGCTCAATCCCACAAGCGAAGATTACGTTCTAGATCCGACTTGCGGCTCGGGAGGCTTTTTGCTCGAAACCCTCCTTCAAGTATGGAACGATACCGATGCGGGCTTTGCCGGGCAGGGAAACCTCGCGAGAATCAAATCCGATTTTGCCGCGCAGAACGTTTACGGAATCGAGATTCACCCGACTCTGGCTAGAATCTGCAAAATCAGCTTGCTCCTGCACCACGATGGGCACACGAATATCGAGGCCGACAAGAGCTGCCTCAGCCCGAACCTGAGCAAGCCGAGACTCCAGAAGGATCGCCAGTTTGACCTGATTGTGGGCAATCCGCCCTTCGGAACCAAGGTAGCAAATGGAGATGAAGATCAGCTTGACGGCGCAAGCCTAGATGACTACGTCCTGGGCCGCGGAAAGCACTCAATACAGTCAGAGCAAATCATCCTGGAGAAAAGCGTTTCTTGGCTCAAGCCAGGAGGCAGACTCGGCATGGTCCTGCCCGATGGTGTTCTCAACAACAGCGGGCCTCAATCAAATTGTCCAGCCCTTCGTGAATGGCTCTTTAAATCGGGGAGGATACTGTCCGTAATCTCCCTTCCAGACTTTGCTTTTCGCAGGTCAGGCGCCACGAACAAGACTTCGATATTGATTTTTGAAAAGTTTTCCGACCTGGAATCGGCTAGATTGAACAATCAGCTGGAAGCCTGTGAAGGAGATATTGCGGCCGCGCTCGCGGACAGCGGGCTGGACTATAACATCTTTTTTGGAGAGGCATCCCATATCGGATACACGCCATCTGGTCGGCCTGACCCTCGAAACGACCTCTATGTCGCCGACGAGAACGGCTATCTCTCAAACGACCAGACTGGCTCGATATTGGGAGAGTGGAATGTCTGGGAAGAAAACGGGGCAGTTTCCGACCCGAGATGTGTAGTCGAGAGGGCTTCGTCAGTATGGAAAAGCCATTCGAGTCATAGGGTGGACCCTAAATACCATGTCTACATGGCCCATAAGGGCGACTACGTGCCGCAGGGCTGGTCATCTGCTCCCATGATGAACCTTGTGAAGCGGATGAGAAGGAACGTGGACTTCGGGGAAGATCCGATGAAGGAATACAAGGTCTTAACTCTTTCCCAAACTGGCGTTGCAAGGCTTAGGGAACCAGGCGTCGGAAACAACCCTCCCGAATGGCGAGGGATGTATTTCTACGACTCAAGCAGCGACTGGTTCGAGGTGAGAACCTCCGACATCGTCTATTCCGGAATCGATCTTTGGAAGGGGGTCGTATGCTTCGTCACCGAGGAATTCGACCATGCCCTTGTAACGCAAGAGTATCCGATCTTGCGGGTCAAAGACCCAAACGTCATCGATCCGGAGTTCCTGTCGATACTCCTGAGAAGCCGCCGATTCCAAAAGGCATTCCGCGCCATCAACACCGGCCACAGCAATCGAAGGAGAACGCAGTCTTCTGACTTTGGGAAGGTGCTCGTCTATTACCCTCCCATAGAGAAGCAGAAGGAGATTGCCTTAAAGGTGCGAAATGCACGAGAGAATATCGCGAAGGCCTATATTGGCGTTTCCGACGTCGAAAACGAACTTGATGCCATCTTGCATGCGGATGACGAGTGGGATGAAACGACAGAGTCCTAACGATTAACTTTTTCAAGCCTGAGCGTATTGCCCCTTTGCCGGTTTTAATTCAGCAAAGGGGCGAATATTTTGCAATTACAAAAAGATGATTGGGCAAGATGTCTATTCTGGTCTAACAGAGCCTTCTTTTTTGGGCCCAGCGCATGGGATTCGAACCCGCCAGCACGTCTGTCACAAAGGCCGTGGCCAAATAATGGCAAAAATGAGTACTGCTACTTTGCTTGCAACATATAAACAGATAGTGTTTGCTTAGGTTACGCAACATATGTCCATTATAAGGACTAACAGTCAGATCAAAATCGTGTATTCATCGCCATTTCGACGGTAGCGCGCAGAGATGTGGTGTAAGAGGCGGGGCATGCCCCGCCTCTTCCCTTTCTTGAAAGGGAGGGGACACCGCCTAGAATTCGTCGTTGGAGTAATGAAGGTGACGAATGGAAGGAAAGGCGATGCCCCAAGAAGAGAGTGTACTGCGCCTCGGCCGCGACGAGGCCCTCGAGGCGGCGAGGCTTTGGCAGGAGTGCGGCGACGCGCGCGAGTTCGCGTGCAGGGTGCTGGGCGGCGTGATGAACGCGCTGATGGACTCCGAGGCCCAGCAGATGTGCGGCGCGGGCCGCAACGAGCGCAGCGACGGCAGGGAGAACAGCCGCAACGGCTACCGCCCCAGGTCGCTCAAGACCGCCGTGGGCGACGTGGAGCTCGAGATACCCAAGCTCAGGCACGGCACCTACTACCCCGAGGGCATGCTCGCGCGATGGTCGCGCGTCGACACCTCGGTGGCCGCCATCGTGCAGGAGATGTACGTGTGCGGCGTGTCCACCCGCAAGGTCGAGCGCGTGGCGTCCAAGCTGGGCATATCCTCGCTGTCGAGCTCGGAGGTCTCGAGCCTCTGCTCCGACCTCGACGCCGAGGTGGCGGAGTTCCGCCGCCGCGACCTGTCGGGCACGCCGTGCTGCTACCTGTGGCTCGACGCCACCTACATGAGCTGCAGGGTCGGCTCGTCGGTCGTCTCGCAGGGCGTCGTGACCGCGATCGGGCTGGGCGCCGACGGGCGCAAGCACTTCCTGGGCTGCGACGTGGTCGACACCGAGAGCGAGGACTCCTGGGCGGCGTTCCTCGGCGGGCTGCGCGAGCGCGGGCTGGCCGGCGTTCGCCTCGTGGTCTCCGACAGCCACGCCGGGCTCGTGGCCGCCGTCTCGCGCCTGTTCCAGGGCTGCGCCTGGCAGCGCTGCGTGACGCACCTGCAGCGCAACCTCCAGAGCGCTGTTAGCGCTACTGTAAAAACAACCAATTTCGCCATCGCACTTTAGCCGATTCCGCCAACGCAATTTCCCCAATCGCGCCAACGCATTTTCACCATTTCCACCAACGCCGGGGCTTACGCTTCGACCGACAAGCGGACGATGCTTTCGGGAGGAGCGACCGTGGCGGAGAAGAACCTGATCGGAGAGTTGGACATGTACAGGGAAGCGGGCATAAAGCCCAACTTCAGCGACATAGCGAAGCGCTACGGCAAGGACAGGCACACCGTGGCGGCGTACTGGAGGGCCGAGGGCGGCCGGCCCCGCGACGGGCGCGCCGACAGGGCGGGCTCCTTCGACGCGCACATCGAGGAGGTGGCCGCCAAGGCGCAGCTGCCGGGGGTCACCAAGAAGGGCATCCACGAGTGGCTGCTGCACAGGTATCCCGGCGAGAACCTGGCCGGCTACAACGCCTTCACCCAGTTCATGCGCAAGAACGGTATCGCCGTCGGGGCCTCCGTCGGCCCGGAACCGCACCCGCGCTTCGAGACGCCGCCCGGGCTGCAGCTGCAGTTCGACTGGAAGGAGTCGGTCAGGATGGCGAACCGCGACGGCGAGCTGTTCGAGTTCAACGTGTTCGCGGCGACGCTGGGCCATTCCCGCAGGCACATATTCATCCGGTCGGGGACCAGGACGACCGACGACCTGGTCAGGTGCATGTACGCCACGATCGCGAGGCTCGGCGGCGTGCCCCGCGAGTGGGTCACGGACAACATGTCCGCCCTGGTGACGGTCAAGGGCGGCAGGCGCCTCAAGGTCCAGCGCGCATACGAGTTCGCCAAGGCCGCCGGCTTCGAGCTGAAGCTGTGCCGCCCGCGCAGCCCCCAGACCAAGGGCAAGGTCGAGTCGTCGAACCGCTTCCTGTCGCGGCTCGCGGCCTACCAGGGCGACTTCGACGGCTGGGACGACATCGACGAGATCATCGCGCGGATCGAGGACGCCAGCAACTCCGAGCCCAACGAGACCACGGGGCTGCCGCCCTCCGCGCTGTTCATGGAGGAGAAGGACGCGCTGCTGCCCGTCGGCAACCTCCGCGCCCTCGAGGAGGCGATGGGCGACGTGGTGCGCGTGGCCAGGGTGCCGGCCACGATGCTGGTCAGCGCGCACGGCGAGCCCATGTCGGTGCCCAGGCGCTGCATCGGCAGGCCCGCCCGCATCGTCTGCATGCCCGGCGGCGCGATGGACTGCTACGTCGGCGGCGAGCTGGTGGCGACGCACGTGGCGGGCGGGCCGGCCTACGACCCGGCGCACTACGCCGAGGCCATGGCCGGGAAGCGCTGGTTCGGCGACGCCGCCGGCGACATCGAGGCGGCCGCCGCCGCCAACCTCGGGCTGCTCGACTCGATAGGGGGCTCGCTGTGAGCGCCGCGGTGCAGGCCAGCCCGCTCAACCGCCTGGCGGCCAATCTCGAGGAGCTGGGGCTCGAGGGCATGGCGTCGTCGGTGCCCGAGTACGTCAGGCTCGTCGCCGACGGGAGGAAGAGCCTGGTCGACGCCATG encodes the following:
- a CDS encoding type II toxin-antitoxin system RelB/DinJ family antitoxin; translated protein: MPSNIPATTIRIEPEVKKEATVILDELGLSMSTAVNAFLKALVREGGMPFEMKVKTPASDGKTVR
- a CDS encoding N-6 DNA methylase, giving the protein MANQLETQLTLASALGLSELSKSAIMRGLFSLDGTQIKYSFRRTKSYQISDPEEKVRADTIAFLVLSKGYDSRKIDTEVEGSHNDFADIVLYEDDRCTKPWLVVENKKEAATPAEKAEGEAQAFANGIALGAKYTMKDYGDESCVWQLEGFGARERRRNKLGDRELLPRNYSQDMVYPLHAGTEMDIKPASAFDISIAIRRAHSIIWAGGKRDPLSAFDEWSKLMFAKVRDERYTRNGHPRSFQAGINESDSAIATRVHKLFSDAKEQDQAIFPRDEKIELPDSKVAQVVRVIQEISFIDTDSDVIGTAFEDFFGSVFRGSLGQYFTMRQIARFTVGMLNPTSEDYVLDPTCGSGGFLLETLLQVWNDTDAGFAGQGNLARIKSDFAAQNVYGIEIHPTLARICKISLLLHHDGHTNIEADKSCLSPNLSKPRLQKDRQFDLIVGNPPFGTKVANGDEDQLDGASLDDYVLGRGKHSIQSEQIILEKSVSWLKPGGRLGMVLPDGVLNNSGPQSNCPALREWLFKSGRILSVISLPDFAFRRSGATNKTSILIFEKFSDLESARLNNQLEACEGDIAAALADSGLDYNIFFGEASHIGYTPSGRPDPRNDLYVADENGYLSNDQTGSILGEWNVWEENGAVSDPRCVVERASSVWKSHSSHRVDPKYHVYMAHKGDYVPQGWSSAPMMNLVKRMRRNVDFGEDPMKEYKVLTLSQTGVARLREPGVGNNPPEWRGMYFYDSSSDWFEVRTSDIVYSGIDLWKGVVCFVTEEFDHALVTQEYPILRVKDPNVIDPEFLSILLRSRRFQKAFRAINTGHSNRRRTQSSDFGKVLVYYPPIEKQKEIALKVRNARENIAKAYIGVSDVENELDAILHADDEWDETTES
- a CDS encoding IS256 family transposase, producing the protein MEGKAMPQEESVLRLGRDEALEAARLWQECGDAREFACRVLGGVMNALMDSEAQQMCGAGRNERSDGRENSRNGYRPRSLKTAVGDVELEIPKLRHGTYYPEGMLARWSRVDTSVAAIVQEMYVCGVSTRKVERVASKLGISSLSSSEVSSLCSDLDAEVAEFRRRDLSGTPCCYLWLDATYMSCRVGSSVVSQGVVTAIGLGADGRKHFLGCDVVDTESEDSWAAFLGGLRERGLAGVRLVVSDSHAGLVAAVSRLFQGCAWQRCVTHLQRNLQSAVSATVKTTNFAIAL
- the istA gene encoding IS21 family transposase, coding for MAEKNLIGELDMYREAGIKPNFSDIAKRYGKDRHTVAAYWRAEGGRPRDGRADRAGSFDAHIEEVAAKAQLPGVTKKGIHEWLLHRYPGENLAGYNAFTQFMRKNGIAVGASVGPEPHPRFETPPGLQLQFDWKESVRMANRDGELFEFNVFAATLGHSRRHIFIRSGTRTTDDLVRCMYATIARLGGVPREWVTDNMSALVTVKGGRRLKVQRAYEFAKAAGFELKLCRPRSPQTKGKVESSNRFLSRLAAYQGDFDGWDDIDEIIARIEDASNSEPNETTGLPPSALFMEEKDALLPVGNLRALEEAMGDVVRVARVPATMLVSAHGEPMSVPRRCIGRPARIVCMPGGAMDCYVGGELVATHVAGGPAYDPAHYAEAMAGKRWFGDAAGDIEAAAAANLGLLDSIGGSL